Sequence from the Cryomorphaceae bacterium genome:
CTGTGTAAAAAGGTAGCTATCGTTGTTACTCGCATCACCTCTTTTCTGAGGATTTTCAGGATTGTGAATGTTTTCACCGGCACCGTTCAGTTCAAAGCTTCCGTAGTTTACAGTACCGGGTAACCCCGCTTGTTGCGCCTGGGCATTTACAAAATCGATATGTTCAGGAGTGGTTCGGTTCGAAAACTGCTGGGCGAGTTCATCCATCTCGTGCCAATTGCCGTAAGTTCCGGAGATGTCATCAAGGTAATCAGTGAAAGTAGTTCTCCAACCAAACTCCCATCCAAAGCGGTGCTTTTTCTTGTGGGTGAAGTAAAGACCAATACCTTTTGGAATAACGAAGGCAAAAGGACTGTAGGCCACATCTTCCGTTTTCAGGGGGCGCAAATCGTGCCAGGTATTTGTTTCCGCGTCGCGCGCCTGAGGATTGTGATAGATACCACCAACACCTGCAAAAGCGTAAAGACGGAAATCAGGGTTGTAGTAACCACGACCGCCCACGTCATTATCCTGAAAAATAGTGATTTCTGCACGGGCTGAAAGCTCAAGAATAAGATTGCGAAAACTAAGGTTTCGGGCTGCACGTGCGGCATTCAATGAAAGGTGATCTTCACCGCGAATTCTTGCTGCATTGAACTCAGCCTGAATAGACAAGAGCCTGCTTACCTTGTATCTACTGTATGCGCCGAGCGCCCAGTTGGTCTGCTCGAAACGCATATCCACAGGACCGTCTCTACGGGGGCCTGAGTAACCGCCAATATCACCGAGGTAGTTTGCTACTCCTGCTTTTGCTCCAAACTCCCAGCGATACTGACCGTGTGCCAAGTCTGAAAAGAGAAGAAGAGTAAATAGAAAAAGTAAATTTCTCAACATAGCGCTATACAACTCTTGTGGTTAATGGTACGAAAGGTTCCGTTTCGGGTTACAATCAGCAAATATAGGACTTCTCCGGAACCTGCAAGAATTTTTGGTTGAGGTTTTCAACGGCTTCATGTGTACTGATCACAAAGGTTTGTGGGTTGAATTTTCTTTAACTTCGCGCACCATAGTTAAGCCAATGGAAAAGAATCGTATTACATCACTTTTTGGTATTCGTTATCCGCTCATTCAGGCGGGTATGATTTGGTGCTCGGGTTGGGAACTGGCCAGTGCAGTAAGCAATGCGGGAGGCCTGGGAATCATCGGATCGGGTTCCATGTACCCGGATGTGCTTAAAACGCATGTCAAGAAGTGCAAGGCTGCTACCAATAAGCCCTTCGCTGTGAATATTCCGTTGCTATATCCTAACATCGAGGATCATATTCAAACCATCATTGAGGAAAGGGTACCGGTGGTGTTTTCTTCTGCGGGAAACCCTTCAACCTGGACATCCATCCTTAAAGCTGAGGGCATAAAAGTGGTGCACGTGGTATCGAGCGTAAAGTTTGCCCTAAAGGCCGAGGCCTGTGGTGTAGATGCCGTGGTGGCCGAAGGTTTTGAAGCCGGTGGTCACAATGGCCGTGAAGAAACAACCACCCTCTGCCTCATTCCCATGGTAAGAGAAGCCATTTCATGTCCGCTTATAGCCGCTGGTGGAATCGCAACGGGAAGAGCGATGTTGGCTGCCATGATACTGGGAGCAGATGGCGTACAGATAGGTACTCGATTTGTTGCCAGCGAAGAGTCGTCGGCACATATGGCTTTTAAGAATCAGGTGGCTGAACTCGAAGAGGGTGGAACTCAGCTTACCCTTAAAGAGCTAACGCCTGTTAGAATGATCAAAAACCCGTTTTTCCAACAAATTCAGTCTGCATACGCTCAATGTGCAAGCAAAGAAGAACTTGCAAAATTACTGGGAAGAGGCAGAGCCAAAAAAGGCATGTTTGAAGGTAATCTCGAGGAAGGTGAGCTCGAAATCGGTCAGATTTCCGGCCTGGTGCGCGAGATTCTCCCGGCAAATACAATCGTTAATCAGATCATTGAAGAGTATGTAAACGCAGCCAGGTCGGTAGGAATCGATCCTCGATTTAAGTTTTAACTCCGTTTTACTTGCAACTTCATCGGGGGTCATGCCGTCAACAAAATATATATCCAACTGGGACGTTTACATGCGGAGAGAGACATTAATGCAACTACAAGGCATTCGATTAAACCGGACAATCAAACATTTTTTGTTCTGCACGTTTCTGCTTTTTGGCGGAATAGCTCAGGCACAGGAAATTCCCGTTCCCCGATGCGCTGATGTACAGGGTAATGGCGATGTATTGGTTTCATGGACGCCCCCCAATGACCCCGGTAACCTATTTTTCAGCTATCTCGTTTTTACGCTGGACGCCGCCGGTGACCCTGAGCAAATTGGCGAAATTTTCGACTACAACAATACCAGCTTTTTGCACATCGGTGCAAATGCTCAGTTGCAACAGCGAACCTATTTCCTGCGTCTCCGCACCGGAAATGTGGGGCAAATAACTTCCGGTGACTCAGCTCCCATACAAACCATGATACTCAACGTTCAGGCTGGAGCTACCAATTCGCGCGCTTTTCTGGATTGGAATCCTCCTTATGAAAATATGCTGCCATCATCAGTGGGTATCTACGACGTTTTTAGAGAGAATGCACCCGGCGAGTGGGTAAATGTTGGCTCGTCGTTTTTTAGCGAAGAATCTCACATTGATACCATTCTTGGTATTTGCAATGACCCTCCGGATATCATCAATTACCGGGTTCGTCTTCAGGATAATAGTGGCTGCTTTTCAACATCCTCCATTGATGGCGATCTGCTTACCGATGGTATCGGTCCAACACCACCGGTTATTGAAACCATTACCTATGATCTCGAAACAGGTTTCATGATGGTTTGCTGGTACCCGAGCCCGGAGGAAGATACCAACGGTTATATCATTCAGGATAATACAGACCCTGCCCAGTTTCTCACCATAGGTCAGGTGCCAGGTGCCGACAGTACATCCTTTTTACACGTAACACAGCCTATGGGCCCAAAGCGTTACCTGATTATCGCTTTTGATGAATGCGGAAACAACGAATCATTCGGAGCAGCGCACGAGTCAATGTTTCTGAATGCGAGTTTTGAAGAATGCGACCTACAGGTTAACCTGAGCTGGACCCCCTATATTGGCTGGAGTAATGGCGTGTTGGTTTATGAAATTTACGCTTCAGAAAACGAGGGGCCCTACGAACTGATGCAAAGCGTGGCTCCCAATACCCTCGCCGCCTCTGTGGAGGTGAACCCTTTCTCTGATTATTGTTTTCTGGTAAAGGCCGTATCTGCAGGATTGGAAAAACCTGCTTATGCCAACCGCCGATGCTTGACCACGAGCTATCCCGAACTCCCCGATTTTACTTACCTGAATCGGGTGGATGTTATCAATCGCTCAACCATAGAAGTGAATGTCCTTACCGACCCCGACGGATTTATGATGTCGTATGTGTTGGAGCGAAGAGACCTGGGGCAAACCGATTTTATAGAACTCGGGCCAATGGCGCCTTCCCCGCTGGATGAAGCAGTCTATCGCTATCTGGATGAAGATGTAAGCACCGATACCAGGCGTTATGAGTACCGCGTTGCAGTAACCGATTTTTGCGGAAACTTTCAGGGATACAGTAATGTATCCAGCAATATTTTACTAAACGCCTTTGACGACAGTGAGGAAGAGCAAAACCGTATCCAGTGGAATGGATATGAATTATGGGACGGAAACGTATCCCAGTACCGCATCTTCAGGTCTTTTGGCCGGGATGGAGCGTTTGAGCCACTTGTTTCAGTTCAGAGCAATGTTACCTTCTTTGAAGATGATGTAAGCGCCTTTATCGAAGATCATGGAGAGTTTTGCTATTACATAGAAGCCGTTGAAAACATGAATTCATTTAACCGGGCAGATACCTTGCGCTCCAATATAGCCTGCGCCGTGCAGGAGCCACTGCTTTGGATTCCCAATGCTTTTGTGGTAGGTGGCTACAACAATATTTTCCGTCCTGTAGCCGGCTACATCGATTTTGACCGCTACGAAATGCAGATATTCAGCCGGTGGGGAAAACTCATGTTTCAATCAAATTCCATCGATATAGGATGGAACGGATATCACGAAGGAGGCATTGCTCCGGAAGGTAGTTATGTTTACGTGATTACATTCAGGGCCGGAGACGGAAAAACCATCGAAAAGAAAGGGAGTGTAATCCTTTTGAATGCCTTTAACTGAGAGCTCAAGTCATTGCTTCCTTTTATTACCTTTGCAGCCATCATTCCGGAACCCTCTTTTAACACCATTTTGCATGTCTGCTAGTAACCCCAAAATCATTACAGAAGGCCTCACATACGATGATGTACTTCTGGTGCCGGCGTACTCCGAAATTCACCCGCGAGAGGTGGATATAAGCAGCCGGTTTACGCGAAACATCCGGATTAAAACACCGGTAATTTCAGCGGCCATGGACACCGTTACTGAATCGCGGCTTGCCATTGCTATGGCTCAGCAGGGTGGAATAGGGGTGATTCACAAAAATATGAGCGTCGAGCGCCAGGCACTGGAGGTGCGTAAAGTAAAACGCTCTGAGAGCGGAATGATTCTCGATCCCATCACGCTTAACCTCGACGCTGTTGTGGCTGACGCACTGAAAATCATGGCCGAGAATAGCATTGGCGGAATTCCGGTTGTTGATGGTAGCGGGAAACTTGTGGGAATCGTTACCAATCGTGACCTGCGTTTCGAAAAAGAAATGAACAAGCCGGTTGCCGACGTCATGACCAAAGGCCAGCTCATTACCGCCGGCGAAGGCGTTGATATGTTGCGTGCTGAGGCAATTCTCCAGGCCCACAAAATTGAAAAACTACCCGTTGTAAACGATGATTATCGCCTCGTAGGCCTCATTACATATCGCGATATCATCAAACTTAAAGAACATCCGAATTCTGCTAAAGACCAGTTCGGCCGTTTGCGGGTGGCCGCCGCGGTAGGTGTTACTGCCGACACGCTTCAGCGCGCGGAGGCCCTTATTGCGGCCGGTGTTGATGCCCTGGTAATTGACACAGCGCACGGTCATACCAAAAGTGTAGCCGCTCAGATCAAAGAAATTCACAATTCCTACCCTGAAACAGATTTGGTGGTTGGGAATATTGCAACCGGTGATGCTGCAAAACACCTGGTTGATTCCGGAGCAAGTGCGGTGAAAGTGGGAATCGGTCCGGGCTCTATTTGTACCACGCGGATTATTGCTGGTGTGGGCGTGCCGCAGCTAACAGCCATAATGGATGTTTCTGCTGCCATTGCAGGCTCAGGAGTGCCTATAATTGCCGATGGAGGTGTTCGCTACACGGGCGATATCGTAAAGGCAATTGCTGCCGGAGCTGACAGCGTCATGCTTGGCTCCATGTTTGCAGGCGTCGAGGAATCACCCGGAGAAACCATAATCTACGAAGGTCGAAAATTCAAGGCCTACCGCGGAATGGGCTCCATTGAAGCCATGCAAAAAGGATCTAAAGACCGCTACTTCCAGTCAGGAGAAGACGATGCCAGCAAGCTCGTTCCCGAAGGTATATCGGGTCGCGTGCCGTACAAAGGCAACCTCCACGAAGTGATGTACCAGGTAATTGGTGGCCTCCGGGCCGGAATGGGGTACTGCGGAGCGGCGAGTATTGAGGCACTCAAAGAATCACGCTTTATCCGTATCACGGCGGCCGGTGTAAATGAAAGCCACCCGCACAACGTATCCATCACCCGCGAGGCCCCGAATTACAGCCTGCGATAAACCAAAAATTTAAAGGAAAACCAAATTCGTTCAACTGATGAAACGCAGAAATTTGATAAACAGAGTGAAAAGAATGGCGCTGTTGTTTTGTTTACTGGGGATGATGGGAGCCACCGTTGCCCAGATGGAAGACCCGGTAATCCTTATCATTGAAGAAAATACTGTTACAAAGTCTGAGTTTGAAAGCATTTTCCGCAAAAACAATCAGGATGCAGATGTAAGCGAAGACGCATTGCGGGAGTACATGCAGTTGTTCATTAACTTCAAGCTGAAAGTTATGGAGGCCCAGGAGCTTGGAATGGATACGGTCCAGAAATTTTTGCGTGAATTAGACGGTTACCGCACGCAGCTTGCGCGACCCTACCTGACGGACGAGAGCCAGAATGAATCGCTCCTGGAAGAAGCGTACCAGCGCAAAAAAGAGGAGATCAAAGCAAGCCACCTTCTCATTCAGGTGGCCCAGGATGCCAGTCCATCGGATACCCTCAAGGCGTGGAAAAAAATCACCGACCTTCGCAAAAAAGCAATGGCCGGCAGCGATTTTGCTGAACTTGCCCGTCAACACTCCGAAGACCCGTCTGCGAAAGACAACGGCGGAAATTTGGGCTACTTTTCCGCGCTTCAAATGGTCTACCCTTTTGAGAATGCAGCCTATAATACCCCCGTTGGAAGTATCTCCCAGCCCATCCGCACTCGTTTTGGCTACCACCTGGTGCAGGTAAATGATCGTCGGCCAGGCAGGGGAGAGATACGCGCTGCCCACATCATGATGCGGAGCTCAGATAGTGATTCTCCTGAAAAACAAAAACGCGCCGAAAGACAAATCAAAGAAGTGTACGAAGAGCTTATGGCAGGAGGCGATTTTGCTGATCTGGCGCTGAAGTACAGCGACGATGGCTCTACCTCCGGTAAAGGAGGCGAACTGCCGTGGTTTGGTGCTGGTAAAATGGTAGAAGAATTCGAAAATGCTGCCTTTGCGCTGTCTGAGAATGGAGAGATCAGTGAGCCGGTCAAAAGCCGGTTTGGTTGGCACATCATCAAGCGCCTGGATTACAAGCCGCTTCCGTCGAAAGAAGAAATGCGCAATGACCTTAAAACCCGAATTTCTAAGGATTCACGTTCGGAAATCACCCGAAAGGCTTTTGTGAACAAGCTTAAAAAGGAGTATAACTTCAAGGAGTTTCCCCGTCAATTGAAGCCGGTAATCAGCGTGCTTGATACCAATATTTACTATGGAAGCTGGGACCCGTCGAAAGGAGCCAAGCTTAATGCCGTGCTTTTTGAACTGGACGGAAAGAAATACACCCAACAGGATTTTATCAAATACCTTGCTGAGAAGCAAACGCGGCGAAGAAGTTCAGCGACCTCGCTGGAGGCTTTTGGCAATGATATGTATGCTCAGTTTGTGGACGAAACCGTTTTCAATTACGAAGACAGCAAGCTCGAAGAGAAATATCCTGAATTCAGGGCATTGATGCGCGAATATCACGACGGAATCCTGTTGTTTGAGCTTACCGATTTAATGGTGTGGACGCGTGCAGTTCGCGATACCGCCGGACTGGAAGCATTTTACGAAGACAACAAGGAGAGTTACAAATATGGTGAGCGTGCCGAAGGCGTTTTCTACATCTGCTCAGATGCAAGGGTAGCTGCCACGGCACAGAAAATGGCCCGGAAAGGAAAGAGTGATGAGGATATCCGCAAGAAACTGAATAAAATTTCGGATCTCAGTGTGCGTATGGAAGAGTTTAAAGCCGAGCGCGAAAGGCATGATTACCTCTCAAAAGTTGATTGGAAACCAGGTGTAAGCGACACCTTTGAATACAAGAACCAGGTGGGTTTTGTGCACATTCACCAAATTCATCCGCCTGAACCCAAGCCCCTTTCTGAGGTGCGCGGCCTCGTAACCGCCGCCTTTCAAAATCATCTGGAGCGGCAGTGGATTCAAGAACTCAGGGAAAAGTACTTCATCGAAATAAAGAATGATGTGCTGATGAGTATTCGCTGATGCCATATTTAAAAAGCCCTTACGATTTAACCCTTTTGAGGGTGCCGGCTCAACACTTGATGCTGGTGTTGCTGCTGCCCGTTTTACTCTTTGCTTGCGATTGGCAGGACCAATCCAAATCTGACTGGGTGGTTCGCGTGGATGACCATTATTTGTCTCGTGAGGAATTGGTCAATGCATTGCCAAGACGACTATCGCCGGAAGACAGTACACGGGCGGCTGATGCCTATGTATCTCAATGGCTGAAAGACCACGTAGTGCTTTCGCAGGCCGAGCTGAACCTCTCACCTCAACGAATCAATTTTGAGGCGCAACTTCGCGATTACCGCAATTCATTGGTCGTTTACACGTTCGAGACAGAGTTGATTCGCCAAAAACTGGATACCACGGTAACTGATGCAGAAATCGCACGATACTATCAAGAATATCAACGAAATTTCGAGTTGAAAGACTACATAGTGCGTGTTCGTTACATCAAGGTTGCCTCGGATGCACCCAAGCTTGCAGATGTTGAGGCTTGGATGAAATCAGAGGCCGACGACGACTACTTTAAACTGGTTGACTACAGCCAACAGTTTGCCAGCAAGAGCTTTCTTGAAGAAGAGCGCTGGCTGTACCTCGATGATTTGCTGAGGCAAGTTCCGATAAGACCTGAAGATAAGCTCGACTTTTTACGCGGAAACAAATTCGTGAAATTGCCCGACGGAGATTACCTTTACATGCTGAATATATTGGATTATCAGCTTAAAGACGGCGTTTCGCCATTGGAGTTTGTGAAGCAAGATATTCGGAATATTATCGTGAACAAGCGTAAAAGGGAGTTCATCATTAACATGAGGCAAGATCTTTTTGAAACTGCCCTCAAAAACAATCAAATTGAGTATCGTACGCAGTAATATCATACTTGTCATTCTGGCCATTTCGTGGCTGTCAGGAACTGCTCAGTCATCTAAAGTCAAGGTGATTGACGGGATTATTGCTACCGTG
This genomic interval carries:
- a CDS encoding nitronate monooxygenase, yielding MEKNRITSLFGIRYPLIQAGMIWCSGWELASAVSNAGGLGIIGSGSMYPDVLKTHVKKCKAATNKPFAVNIPLLYPNIEDHIQTIIEERVPVVFSSAGNPSTWTSILKAEGIKVVHVVSSVKFALKAEACGVDAVVAEGFEAGGHNGREETTTLCLIPMVREAISCPLIAAGGIATGRAMLAAMILGADGVQIGTRFVASEESSAHMAFKNQVAELEEGGTQLTLKELTPVRMIKNPFFQQIQSAYAQCASKEELAKLLGRGRAKKGMFEGNLEEGELEIGQISGLVREILPANTIVNQIIEEYVNAARSVGIDPRFKF
- a CDS encoding gliding motility-associated C-terminal domain-containing protein, encoding MPSTKYISNWDVYMRRETLMQLQGIRLNRTIKHFLFCTFLLFGGIAQAQEIPVPRCADVQGNGDVLVSWTPPNDPGNLFFSYLVFTLDAAGDPEQIGEIFDYNNTSFLHIGANAQLQQRTYFLRLRTGNVGQITSGDSAPIQTMILNVQAGATNSRAFLDWNPPYENMLPSSVGIYDVFRENAPGEWVNVGSSFFSEESHIDTILGICNDPPDIINYRVRLQDNSGCFSTSSIDGDLLTDGIGPTPPVIETITYDLETGFMMVCWYPSPEEDTNGYIIQDNTDPAQFLTIGQVPGADSTSFLHVTQPMGPKRYLIIAFDECGNNESFGAAHESMFLNASFEECDLQVNLSWTPYIGWSNGVLVYEIYASENEGPYELMQSVAPNTLAASVEVNPFSDYCFLVKAVSAGLEKPAYANRRCLTTSYPELPDFTYLNRVDVINRSTIEVNVLTDPDGFMMSYVLERRDLGQTDFIELGPMAPSPLDEAVYRYLDEDVSTDTRRYEYRVAVTDFCGNFQGYSNVSSNILLNAFDDSEEEQNRIQWNGYELWDGNVSQYRIFRSFGRDGAFEPLVSVQSNVTFFEDDVSAFIEDHGEFCYYIEAVENMNSFNRADTLRSNIACAVQEPLLWIPNAFVVGGYNNIFRPVAGYIDFDRYEMQIFSRWGKLMFQSNSIDIGWNGYHEGGIAPEGSYVYVITFRAGDGKTIEKKGSVILLNAFN
- the guaB gene encoding IMP dehydrogenase, with product MSASNPKIITEGLTYDDVLLVPAYSEIHPREVDISSRFTRNIRIKTPVISAAMDTVTESRLAIAMAQQGGIGVIHKNMSVERQALEVRKVKRSESGMILDPITLNLDAVVADALKIMAENSIGGIPVVDGSGKLVGIVTNRDLRFEKEMNKPVADVMTKGQLITAGEGVDMLRAEAILQAHKIEKLPVVNDDYRLVGLITYRDIIKLKEHPNSAKDQFGRLRVAAAVGVTADTLQRAEALIAAGVDALVIDTAHGHTKSVAAQIKEIHNSYPETDLVVGNIATGDAAKHLVDSGASAVKVGIGPGSICTTRIIAGVGVPQLTAIMDVSAAIAGSGVPIIADGGVRYTGDIVKAIAAGADSVMLGSMFAGVEESPGETIIYEGRKFKAYRGMGSIEAMQKGSKDRYFQSGEDDASKLVPEGISGRVPYKGNLHEVMYQVIGGLRAGMGYCGAASIEALKESRFIRITAAGVNESHPHNVSITREAPNYSLR
- a CDS encoding peptidyl-prolyl cis-trans isomerase produces the protein MPYLKSPYDLTLLRVPAQHLMLVLLLPVLLFACDWQDQSKSDWVVRVDDHYLSREELVNALPRRLSPEDSTRAADAYVSQWLKDHVVLSQAELNLSPQRINFEAQLRDYRNSLVVYTFETELIRQKLDTTVTDAEIARYYQEYQRNFELKDYIVRVRYIKVASDAPKLADVEAWMKSEADDDYFKLVDYSQQFASKSFLEEERWLYLDDLLRQVPIRPEDKLDFLRGNKFVKLPDGDYLYMLNILDYQLKDGVSPLEFVKQDIRNIIVNKRKREFIINMRQDLFETALKNNQIEYRTQ